One genomic window of Myxococcus stipitatus includes the following:
- a CDS encoding HPF/RaiA family ribosome-associated protein yields the protein MKRALQITYRRMATSEALNEHIRDHAEKLEQFFDGIVGCHVVVDEPHRHQQHGKQFRVRVDLHVPGKDITADGAPGDVTGHEDPYQAVTDAFEAARRQLQHYADGLHAHHRH from the coding sequence ATGAAGCGTGCACTGCAGATCACGTATCGACGCATGGCGACGAGCGAGGCCCTGAACGAGCACATCCGGGACCACGCGGAGAAGCTCGAGCAGTTCTTCGACGGCATCGTGGGTTGCCACGTGGTGGTGGACGAGCCCCACCGGCATCAGCAGCACGGCAAGCAGTTCCGGGTGCGCGTGGACCTGCACGTGCCGGGCAAGGACATCACGGCGGACGGGGCGCCCGGCGACGTGACGGGCCACGAGGACCCCTACCAGGCGGTGACGGACGCCTTCGAGGCCGCGCGGCGCCAGCTCCAGCACTACGCGGACGGGCTGCACGCCCACCACCGCCACTGA
- a CDS encoding class I SAM-dependent methyltransferase, whose protein sequence is MQPAPSKPASNEVIQTSGAKHLWTDGLHDEIAFWDKWFRTRGDAWPEDYLSRLDPNLPLADSVVQHLPRGASDVPLEILDVGAGPLTILGKQVPGRTIRITPVDPLADVYRRIMDKHGVTPPVATSWCHGELLTERFRPNTFDLVWAQNSLDHSYDPLRIIEQALTVTRPGCRVVLTHIRNEALNENYQGLHQWNFDGEGSDFVIWNPRTRVNVTKQLGHLAEIRTQLSPASVVVSLLKTTES, encoded by the coding sequence GTGCAACCCGCCCCGAGCAAGCCCGCGTCCAACGAGGTCATCCAGACCTCCGGCGCGAAGCACCTCTGGACCGATGGCCTGCACGATGAAATCGCGTTCTGGGACAAATGGTTCCGGACCCGGGGAGACGCCTGGCCCGAGGACTATCTGAGCCGCCTGGACCCGAACCTGCCGCTCGCGGACTCCGTCGTGCAGCACCTGCCGCGTGGAGCATCCGACGTCCCGCTGGAGATCCTCGACGTGGGCGCCGGTCCGCTGACCATTCTGGGCAAGCAGGTGCCGGGCCGGACGATCCGCATCACGCCCGTGGATCCCCTCGCGGACGTCTATCGCCGCATCATGGACAAGCACGGCGTGACGCCTCCGGTCGCCACGTCGTGGTGCCATGGGGAGCTGCTGACCGAGCGCTTCCGCCCCAACACCTTCGACCTGGTCTGGGCGCAGAACTCGCTCGACCACAGCTACGACCCGCTGCGCATCATCGAGCAGGCCCTGACCGTGACCCGCCCCGGCTGCCGGGTGGTGCTCACGCACATCCGCAACGAGGCCCTGAACGAGAACTACCAGGGCCTCCACCAGTGGAACTTCGACGGCGAGGGGAGCGACTTCGTCATCTGGAATCCGAGGACGCGCGTCAACGTGACGAAGCAGCTCGGCCATCTGGCGGAGATCCGGACCCAGCTCTCGCCCGCCTCCGTCGTCGTCAGCCTGTTGAAGACGACGGAATCCTGA
- a CDS encoding right-handed parallel beta-helix repeat-containing protein: MALAWGGLVACGTEAGDTLETEPTASELLATRTDKLAPAFTEALYFDHCPAPEAARGATIYVSKTGPRVPTKPLGSKENPYSTISLAVKAAMPGNIILVRAGDYPEHVGITAARGARPGTPTAPIVLRGEMGGRPRILPAATNTGTLVMVSQPNWIIQNFEVDVQGRPSFGVLFDTGTLCSQLHDSVIHGGRAGGGVIANNAEFVLIDNNEIYDFFKTGTDSHGVAVEGMSRDIFVTENKIHDVSGDCVQCEPIGGRPSTLLIERNRLYASGENGVDIKACDDILVHQNVIMNFPNVAAYPWQANTSAGEAVLVHENATNVQILDNEIANAGRGVSIGGNNDFDNPVNVQIEGNLIHDIFDYAKRNNGQGIRIVKAQGVHILGNTIERTFDAGMRLAADEPNTVSGLIVYDNVLRDMRLFVRLGAINRRPGVGMDRNRYEGPQGRFTITNQLWEGDYNAWLRVLSSSSLDQFSSRSLTLSQGGRPRGIPTPLP; this comes from the coding sequence GTGGCACTCGCCTGGGGCGGCCTCGTCGCCTGCGGTACGGAGGCGGGTGACACGCTCGAGACGGAGCCGACGGCGAGCGAGTTGCTGGCGACGCGGACGGACAAGCTGGCGCCAGCCTTCACCGAGGCGCTCTACTTCGATCACTGCCCGGCGCCGGAGGCGGCGCGGGGCGCCACGATCTACGTGTCGAAGACGGGCCCGAGGGTCCCCACGAAGCCCCTGGGCTCGAAGGAGAACCCCTACTCCACCATCTCCCTGGCGGTGAAGGCCGCCATGCCGGGCAACATCATCCTGGTGCGCGCGGGCGACTACCCCGAACACGTCGGCATCACCGCCGCCAGGGGCGCCCGCCCCGGAACTCCCACCGCCCCCATCGTCCTGCGCGGGGAGATGGGCGGGCGGCCCCGCATCCTCCCCGCGGCCACCAATACCGGCACCCTGGTGATGGTGAGCCAGCCGAACTGGATCATCCAGAATTTCGAGGTGGACGTACAGGGTCGCCCCTCCTTCGGCGTGCTCTTCGACACGGGCACCCTCTGCTCCCAACTCCATGACTCGGTCATCCATGGCGGCCGCGCCGGCGGCGGCGTCATCGCCAACAACGCGGAGTTCGTCCTCATCGACAACAACGAGATCTACGACTTCTTCAAGACGGGTACGGACTCGCACGGCGTCGCGGTGGAGGGCATGTCCCGCGACATCTTCGTCACGGAGAACAAGATCCACGACGTCTCCGGGGACTGTGTGCAGTGCGAGCCCATCGGGGGTCGGCCCTCGACGCTGCTCATCGAGCGCAACCGGCTGTACGCGTCGGGAGAGAACGGCGTCGACATCAAGGCGTGTGACGACATCCTCGTCCACCAGAACGTCATCATGAACTTCCCCAATGTCGCGGCCTACCCCTGGCAGGCGAACACCTCCGCGGGCGAGGCGGTGCTCGTCCACGAGAACGCGACGAACGTGCAGATCCTCGACAACGAAATCGCCAACGCGGGGCGCGGCGTCTCCATCGGTGGGAACAACGACTTCGACAACCCCGTCAACGTGCAGATCGAGGGGAACCTCATCCACGACATCTTCGACTACGCGAAAAGGAACAATGGCCAGGGCATCCGCATCGTGAAGGCCCAGGGCGTGCACATCCTCGGCAACACGATCGAGCGGACCTTCGACGCGGGAATGCGTCTGGCCGCGGACGAGCCGAACACCGTCTCGGGGTTGATCGTCTACGACAACGTCCTGCGGGACATGCGGCTGTTCGTGCGGCTGGGGGCCATCAACCGCCGCCCTGGCGTGGGGATGGACCGCAACCGGTACGAAGGGCCCCAGGGCCGCTTCACCATCACCAATCAGCTCTGGGAGGGCGACTACAACGCCTGGCTCCGCGTGCTGTCCTCTTCCTCCCTCGACCAGTTCTCCAGCCGGAGTCTCACCTTGAGCCAGGGAGGCCGCCCGCGCGGCATCCCCACGCCGCTCCCCTGA
- a CDS encoding ankyrin repeat domain-containing protein has product MSTQSSHEATQALLSLCESKSRWDKELSAEAVGQWVARGADVNATNAYGQTPLHLAVRGPSTKKEPLPSVEVARALILAGADVNARDANQQTPLLRVPGSEASAPAEARMLELIRLLRDAGATAPSDVKDGLGGAFTGRSAGAAVLREILDAGAVLDARDDKGRTPLHAAADAGQDAIVRVLLERGAEVNALDGLGRTPLGLALREKEKPWVAHNQRTPGFEASILALAGAGGRPRVPFAWSEDPFAPFPVDEAAVRAALGDETLSFSHPFDSAQEFATGLHGCGEPARSLDKLQRLARTLTVPPRKVHLKGPRSLVAPFFHHGDLEVDGDLEVLTAFAVTGSVTVHGVVTDGSNASLVIITGDLRCHGLYTDREFTVGGDLEARDVVLGYYNDHVLAARSIKARVVIEDDHAVDGVVEAEHHFDMDTYAMDESVGDRLKQLFVDEVLKNTAPDDEEPPRLDKHALFDRLRKGQPVFRR; this is encoded by the coding sequence ATGTCGACGCAGTCGAGCCACGAGGCAACGCAGGCGCTCCTCTCGCTGTGTGAAAGCAAGTCGCGTTGGGACAAGGAGCTGAGCGCGGAGGCCGTGGGCCAGTGGGTGGCGCGAGGCGCGGACGTGAACGCCACCAACGCGTACGGGCAGACGCCCCTGCACCTCGCCGTCCGGGGCCCCTCCACGAAGAAGGAACCGCTGCCGAGCGTGGAGGTGGCGAGGGCCCTCATCCTGGCGGGCGCCGACGTGAACGCCCGCGACGCCAACCAGCAGACCCCGCTGCTGCGCGTCCCCGGTTCGGAGGCCAGCGCTCCGGCCGAGGCCCGCATGCTGGAGCTCATCCGCCTGCTGCGCGACGCGGGAGCGACGGCGCCCTCCGACGTGAAGGACGGACTGGGCGGCGCCTTCACCGGCCGCTCCGCGGGCGCCGCCGTCCTCCGCGAGATTCTCGACGCGGGCGCGGTCCTGGACGCCCGGGACGACAAGGGACGCACACCCCTGCACGCCGCCGCGGACGCGGGGCAGGACGCCATCGTCCGGGTCCTGTTGGAGCGGGGCGCGGAGGTGAACGCGCTCGACGGCCTGGGGCGGACACCGCTCGGCCTGGCGTTGCGCGAGAAGGAGAAGCCCTGGGTGGCGCACAACCAGCGGACACCGGGCTTCGAGGCGAGCATTCTCGCCCTGGCGGGCGCGGGAGGTCGGCCGCGCGTCCCCTTCGCCTGGAGCGAGGACCCCTTCGCCCCCTTCCCCGTCGACGAGGCGGCCGTTCGCGCCGCGCTCGGGGACGAGACGCTGTCCTTCTCCCACCCCTTCGACTCGGCCCAGGAGTTCGCCACCGGCCTCCACGGCTGCGGGGAGCCCGCGCGTTCGCTGGACAAGCTCCAGCGACTCGCCCGCACGCTGACCGTCCCGCCGCGCAAGGTGCACTTGAAGGGTCCTCGGAGCCTGGTGGCTCCGTTCTTCCATCACGGCGACCTGGAGGTGGACGGCGACCTGGAGGTCCTCACGGCGTTCGCCGTGACGGGCTCCGTCACCGTGCATGGCGTGGTGACCGACGGGTCCAACGCGTCCCTCGTCATCATCACGGGAGACCTGCGGTGCCACGGCCTCTACACCGACCGGGAGTTCACCGTCGGAGGCGACCTCGAGGCGCGCGACGTCGTGCTCGGCTACTACAACGACCACGTCCTCGCCGCCCGGAGCATCAAGGCCCGGGTCGTCATCGAGGATGACCACGCGGTCGACGGCGTCGTCGAGGCCGAACACCACTTCGACATGGACACCTACGCCATGGACGAAAGCGTGGGCGACAGATTGAAGCAGTTGTTCGTCGACGAGGTCCTGAAGAACACGGCCCCGGACGACGAGGAGCCGCCACGGCTCGACAAGCACGCCCTCTTCGACCGCCTGCGAAAAGGCCAGCCCGTCTTCCGGCGTTGA